The following coding sequences lie in one Thermoleophilia bacterium genomic window:
- the dapB gene encoding 4-hydroxy-tetrahydrodipicolinate reductase, which produces MIRVMVVGAAGRMGRAVVEAVTVAADMDLVATVDPVLAGQAPPAFVSVAEAITAASPDVAVDFTHPDVVFATTTACLDAGVHVVVGTTGLTGAQMDALRVTADGGPANLLVAPNFAIGAVLMMRFAAEASRHMQRAEIIELHHDGKVDAPSGTSIRTAEMMEGDVVIHSVRLPGLVAHQEVVLGGHDETLSIRHDTLSRASFMPGVLQGIRAVGDRPGVTLGLEAILFGE; this is translated from the coding sequence ATGATTCGTGTGATGGTGGTTGGCGCAGCGGGGCGGATGGGGCGGGCCGTCGTTGAGGCCGTGACGGTGGCCGCGGACATGGATCTCGTGGCGACGGTCGACCCGGTGCTCGCGGGCCAGGCACCACCCGCATTCGTGAGTGTCGCGGAGGCCATCACCGCCGCATCCCCCGACGTCGCGGTGGACTTCACCCACCCCGACGTCGTCTTCGCCACGACGACGGCCTGTCTCGATGCGGGTGTGCACGTTGTTGTAGGAACCACGGGGCTCACCGGGGCTCAGATGGACGCGCTTCGCGTAACCGCGGACGGCGGCCCCGCCAACTTGCTCGTGGCACCGAACTTCGCCATTGGGGCCGTTCTCATGATGCGCTTCGCGGCCGAAGCGTCGCGCCATATGCAGCGTGCGGAGATCATCGAACTCCATCACGACGGCAAGGTCGACGCACCCTCGGGGACGTCCATCCGCACGGCGGAGATGATGGAGGGGGATGTGGTCATCCACTCGGTACGCCTTCCGGGCCTCGTCGCCCATCAGGAGGTGGTGCTCGGGGGTCACGACGAGACGTTGTCGATCCGGCACGACACTCTGTCGCGTGCGAGTTTCATGCCGGGTGTCCTTCAGGGCATTCGTGCGGTGGGGGATCGCCCGGGCGTGACGCTGGGCCTTGAGGCCATTCTCTTCGGGGAGTGA
- the rpsO gene encoding 30S ribosomal protein S15, whose protein sequence is MDKETKAGVMAPHRQHDTDTGSPQVQIAILTQRINHLTGHLKVHAKDHHSRRGLLTMVGRRRRLLSYLQRTDVDAYRELTSSLGIRR, encoded by the coding sequence ATGGACAAGGAAACCAAGGCGGGCGTCATGGCGCCGCACCGTCAGCATGACACGGACACGGGTTCGCCCCAGGTCCAGATCGCGATCCTCACTCAGAGGATCAATCACCTCACGGGGCACCTGAAGGTCCACGCGAAGGACCATCACTCACGCCGCGGTCTCCTGACAATGGTCGGTCGCCGACGTCGCCTCCTGAGTTATCTGCAACGAACCGATGTGGACGCGTATCGCGAGCTCACCAGCTCGCTTGGCATCCGCAGGTAG
- a CDS encoding polyribonucleotide nucleotidyltransferase, translated as MTGKGPDAIRVVADIGGQEIIFETGRLAKQANGSVTVRSGDSLVLVTAVGARAPREGADFFPLTVDVEERMYAKGAIPGGFIKRESRPSERAILTCRMTDRPLRPLWPTGYRNEVQVVTTVLSIDKVNAFDILSINGASAALMLSELPFQGPVGAVRIGMLDDDFVINPTLQELAESKLDLVVAGTREAISMVEAGANEVSEDDIIEALQIAHDEIKKLCDAQDTLREMAGKPKWEVVPQTVDPEMLAAVEAAALAPIETATREQGKLERRDMISDAKAAARATVLGSESTPEAAASFSRAFDAIVKRTIRHRIAVDKQRPDGRTAEQIRPIWVDTAVAPRTHGSGLFTRGETQVLTLLALGTMKEAQRLDDLSIDTTKRYIHHYNFPPFSVGETGFMRGPKRRDIGHGALAERALLPVIPSAEDFPYTLRLVSETLESNGSSSMASVCGSSLALLDAGVQIRRPVAGIAMGLIKEGGEHIVLTDIQGDEDHLGDMDFKVAGTSEGVTALQMDIKIQGVTTEIMTQALQQAKEARLTILGIMAEALPAPREELSPWAPRITAIKIDPDKIGMVIGKGGETIRGLEADFEVEISIEDDGTVSVYGVEGEKADQCVERIRSMTKDVEVGDVYEGAKVVKTTTFGAFVELSKGVDGLLHISNMGSGRVEKVEDVLNRGDSVDVRVEEVDRARGRIGLRLLNDDSVPAPGGTPDGDAETGDGDDDAAGRPRRRRRLSASDVAE; from the coding sequence ATGACAGGCAAGGGACCCGACGCAATCCGCGTCGTCGCCGACATCGGCGGCCAAGAAATCATCTTCGAGACGGGACGTCTCGCGAAGCAGGCGAATGGATCCGTGACCGTGCGCTCCGGTGACAGCCTCGTGCTGGTCACGGCCGTGGGGGCACGTGCGCCGCGTGAGGGAGCGGACTTCTTCCCCCTCACGGTGGACGTCGAGGAGCGTATGTACGCGAAGGGGGCAATCCCCGGTGGCTTCATCAAGCGGGAGAGCCGCCCCAGTGAGCGCGCGATCCTGACGTGCCGCATGACCGACCGTCCGTTGCGTCCGTTGTGGCCCACGGGCTACCGCAACGAGGTGCAGGTCGTCACGACGGTGCTGTCCATCGACAAGGTCAACGCATTCGACATCCTGTCCATCAACGGCGCGTCAGCCGCGCTCATGCTCTCCGAACTCCCGTTCCAGGGACCGGTCGGGGCGGTGCGCATCGGCATGCTCGACGATGACTTCGTGATCAACCCGACCCTCCAGGAGTTGGCGGAGTCGAAGCTCGATCTGGTTGTCGCGGGTACTCGCGAAGCAATCTCGATGGTCGAGGCCGGTGCCAATGAGGTGTCGGAGGACGACATCATCGAGGCGCTGCAGATCGCGCACGACGAGATCAAGAAGCTCTGTGACGCGCAGGACACCCTCCGCGAGATGGCGGGCAAGCCCAAGTGGGAGGTCGTGCCGCAGACGGTGGACCCCGAGATGCTGGCGGCGGTTGAGGCTGCCGCCCTCGCGCCGATCGAGACGGCCACCCGCGAACAGGGCAAGTTGGAGCGCCGGGACATGATCTCCGACGCGAAGGCGGCCGCACGGGCCACCGTGCTCGGATCCGAGTCGACCCCGGAGGCGGCGGCGTCCTTCTCCCGGGCCTTCGACGCGATCGTCAAGCGGACTATCCGCCACCGCATCGCCGTCGACAAGCAGCGCCCGGACGGCCGCACGGCCGAGCAAATCCGCCCGATTTGGGTGGACACCGCCGTCGCTCCCCGCACGCACGGATCGGGTCTTTTCACCCGTGGCGAGACGCAGGTGCTCACGCTTCTCGCACTCGGCACGATGAAGGAGGCGCAGCGCCTCGACGATCTCTCGATCGACACCACCAAGCGCTACATCCACCACTACAACTTCCCGCCCTTCAGCGTGGGTGAGACGGGCTTCATGCGTGGGCCGAAGCGTCGTGACATCGGTCACGGTGCCCTCGCCGAACGCGCCCTCCTCCCGGTCATCCCGTCGGCGGAGGACTTCCCGTACACCCTCCGGCTGGTAAGCGAGACGCTCGAGAGCAACGGATCGTCGTCCATGGCGTCGGTGTGCGGTTCCTCCCTCGCCCTCCTCGACGCGGGCGTGCAGATCCGACGCCCGGTCGCCGGTATTGCGATGGGCCTCATCAAGGAGGGCGGTGAGCACATCGTGCTCACCGACATCCAGGGCGACGAGGACCACCTCGGTGACATGGACTTCAAGGTGGCCGGTACATCGGAGGGCGTCACCGCGCTCCAGATGGACATCAAGATCCAGGGCGTGACCACCGAAATCATGACGCAGGCACTTCAGCAGGCGAAGGAAGCACGCCTGACCATCCTCGGCATCATGGCCGAGGCGCTTCCCGCTCCGCGTGAGGAACTCTCCCCGTGGGCCCCGCGCATCACGGCGATCAAGATCGACCCCGACAAGATCGGAATGGTCATCGGCAAGGGTGGCGAGACCATCCGCGGCCTCGAGGCCGACTTCGAGGTGGAGATCTCGATCGAGGACGACGGAACCGTGAGCGTTTACGGTGTCGAAGGAGAGAAGGCCGATCAGTGCGTCGAGCGCATCCGTTCGATGACGAAGGATGTCGAGGTCGGCGACGTGTATGAGGGCGCGAAGGTCGTGAAGACGACCACCTTCGGAGCGTTCGTGGAACTCAGCAAGGGAGTCGACGGACTGCTGCACATCTCCAACATGGGCTCCGGCCGTGTGGAGAAGGTGGAGGACGTCCTCAACCGTGGCGATTCCGTGGATGTGCGCGTGGAGGAAGTGGATCGGGCCCGCGGTCGTATCGGCCTGCGCTTGCTCAACGACGATTCCGTGCCGGCTCCGGGCGGAACCCCCGACGGGGATGCCGAGACGGGGGACGGTGACGACGACGCCGCTGGTCGCCCGCGCCGCCGCCGCCGCCTGTCCGCGTCTGACGTCGCCGAGTGA
- a CDS encoding insulinase family protein, protein MTGDRALDTTREGLRIISEPLAGVRSVALGFWIGVGSRFERASEGGISHFIEHLLFKGTDRYSAAQIAELFDGLGGEINAATGRDHTVVYTRVLDEHLEVAFEVIADMLTRPAFREVEQERQVILEEIVMYEDDPGDLVNDLISEAVFPDQPLGRPVIGTREVIASVPDDDLRAFHRGHYTAGNIVVAASGSIDQGRLVELSERYLGGLGETTETHEVVPGAPGAPTIVSRVKPTEQYHLALGGPGLDRSDDRRHAMGVLDVILGGSMSSRLFQEIREKRGLAYSVGTYSVGYADTGQVGVYLGTREDNLAEAAEIVGREMSRMGSEPVPAEELSRAREHLKGRLVLGLESPATRMHRNGRAVLSGTELLEVDEIMERIEAVTADDVGAVAREFWNPSRMSVAAIGPNDDVVRTAAGRLAPQGVEA, encoded by the coding sequence GTGACCGGGGACCGAGCGCTCGACACCACCCGCGAGGGGCTCCGGATTATTTCGGAGCCCCTCGCGGGGGTGCGCTCGGTTGCGCTCGGATTCTGGATCGGCGTCGGGTCCCGCTTCGAACGGGCGTCGGAGGGTGGGATTTCCCACTTCATCGAGCACCTCCTGTTCAAGGGCACCGACCGCTACTCCGCCGCACAGATCGCCGAGTTGTTCGACGGTCTGGGCGGAGAGATCAACGCGGCGACCGGGCGCGATCACACGGTTGTGTACACGCGAGTGCTCGATGAGCACCTCGAGGTGGCCTTCGAGGTGATCGCCGACATGCTCACCCGCCCGGCATTCCGGGAGGTGGAGCAGGAGCGGCAGGTCATTCTTGAGGAGATCGTCATGTACGAGGACGATCCCGGTGATCTGGTCAACGATCTCATCTCGGAGGCGGTGTTCCCCGACCAGCCGCTTGGGCGCCCGGTGATCGGTACCCGCGAGGTCATCGCCTCCGTCCCGGACGACGACCTCCGGGCATTTCATCGGGGCCACTACACGGCGGGCAACATCGTGGTGGCCGCCAGTGGCTCCATCGATCAGGGGCGTCTTGTTGAGTTGTCCGAGCGGTATCTCGGCGGCCTTGGAGAGACGACCGAGACGCACGAGGTGGTGCCGGGAGCACCAGGAGCCCCGACGATCGTGTCGCGGGTGAAGCCAACCGAGCAGTACCACTTGGCCCTCGGCGGCCCCGGTCTCGATCGATCCGACGATCGCCGGCATGCGATGGGCGTGCTCGACGTCATTCTCGGTGGATCGATGAGCTCGCGCCTGTTCCAAGAGATCCGGGAAAAGCGCGGGCTCGCATATTCGGTCGGCACCTACTCGGTCGGGTACGCCGACACGGGGCAGGTGGGCGTGTACCTCGGCACCCGTGAGGACAACCTCGCCGAGGCGGCGGAGATCGTTGGACGGGAGATGTCCCGTATGGGGTCGGAACCCGTTCCGGCCGAGGAGTTGAGCCGGGCCCGTGAACACCTGAAGGGACGCCTCGTATTGGGGCTCGAAAGCCCGGCCACACGCATGCATCGCAATGGCCGCGCCGTGCTCTCGGGGACCGAACTCCTCGAGGTGGATGAGATCATGGAGCGCATCGAGGCGGTGACGGCAGACGACGTGGGCGCAGTGGCCCGCGAATTCTGGAATCCTTCACGGATGTCGGTCGCGGCGATTGGGCCGAATGACGACGTCGTGCGTACGGCCGCCGGGCGGTTGGCGCCACAGGGAGTGGAGGCGTGA